The nucleotide sequence ATTTCCAAGCCATGACCCCATTTTTTTGCGTATTCGTCGGAGACTTCTTTAGAACTTATGCTGATATTGATAAAGCCGATTTTTTCAAAGGCTGCTTTTATCTGCTCCGCAGACCAAGCTCCTCCCACTCAGGTCTTTACCATATTGGGATCGGAAACCCATTCTTTAGGCAGAGCCTTTTTTAGAGTAATGTCCGAAATAGCAACCCGTCCCCCTTTGCGGAGACAACGGTATATTTCGGAGTAAACTCTGTATTTATCTGTAGACAAATTTATCACGCAATTACTCATGATAAGATCTATAGACCTATCAGGAAGCGGGATATTTTCAATTTCACCAAGAATAAATTCACAATTTGTAAAGCCGTTTTTTAAAGCTATTTC is from Treponema denticola and encodes:
- a CDS encoding methyltransferase: MGGAWSAEQIKAAFEKIGFINISISSKEVSDEYAKKWGHGLEIKTYIQSSLIYAEK